A genomic stretch from Desulfotignum balticum DSM 7044 includes:
- a CDS encoding ABC-F family ATP-binding cassette domain-containing protein codes for MLSIESIVKGFGNQELFDHTSLQINPGERVGLVGRNGHGKTTLLNIIAGIDHPDDGKITYPSGYRLGILPQKIQFSQNSVRDEAMTGLPPHERDQYWKAEKILAGLGFSDSDMDRDPKEFSGGFQVRLNLAKVLVAEPDLLILDEPTNYLDITSIRWITQFLTAWPREVLLVTHDRGFMDHVVTHIAGIHRCKIRKIAGNTAKYYDQVAQDEEVYEKTRQNEEKRKKEIETFITRFRAKARLASMVQSRIKTLEKQQSKEKLEKLKNLAFSFNYLPFAGKQLLRVEKLNFSYTPDRPLIHHFSLTVQPGDRIGIIGQNGKGKTTLVKLLTRQLDPVSGTVTYNPGVSPGYFEQTNVSSLNDNQTIEETLIDAHPDFDRQAARNICGAMMFEKDAALKKIGVLSGGEKSRVMLGKLLLTPLNLLLLDEPSNHLDIEACDAFIDALNAFEGAVILVTHNEMFLHTLANRLVVFKQDQIKLFEGSYQEFLDKDGWDETAETDAAGSRSPGLSKKALRQKKSEIISERSRVTGPIQKKITGIEDAIEACEIKIKSVNESLLTASQEGDGDAIQTFSKQLADLEARVEAFFLDLEKETRKLDSMNQPFENQLKELERL; via the coding sequence ATGCTGAGCATTGAATCCATTGTCAAGGGATTTGGCAACCAGGAGCTGTTTGATCATACCAGTCTGCAGATCAACCCCGGGGAACGGGTCGGGCTGGTGGGCAGAAACGGCCATGGAAAAACCACGTTGTTAAATATAATTGCAGGCATCGATCATCCGGATGACGGGAAAATTACTTACCCCTCCGGATACCGGCTGGGTATTCTGCCCCAGAAAATTCAGTTTTCCCAAAACAGCGTGCGGGATGAAGCCATGACCGGGCTGCCGCCCCATGAAAGAGACCAGTACTGGAAAGCGGAAAAAATTTTGGCAGGACTGGGGTTTTCCGACTCGGACATGGACCGGGATCCAAAAGAGTTTTCCGGGGGATTTCAGGTGCGCCTGAATCTGGCAAAAGTGCTGGTGGCTGAACCGGACCTGCTGATTTTAGATGAACCCACCAATTATCTGGATATCACCTCCATCCGCTGGATCACCCAGTTTCTGACCGCCTGGCCCAGAGAAGTGCTTTTGGTGACCCATGACCGGGGATTCATGGACCATGTGGTCACGCATATTGCCGGGATCCACCGCTGTAAAATCCGGAAAATTGCCGGAAATACCGCCAAATACTACGACCAGGTGGCCCAGGATGAAGAGGTGTATGAAAAAACCAGACAAAATGAGGAAAAACGCAAAAAAGAGATCGAAACCTTTATCACCCGGTTCCGGGCCAAAGCCCGACTGGCCAGCATGGTTCAGTCCCGGATCAAGACTTTGGAAAAACAGCAGTCAAAGGAAAAACTGGAAAAACTCAAAAACCTGGCATTTTCTTTTAATTACCTGCCCTTTGCCGGCAAACAGCTGCTGCGTGTCGAGAAATTGAACTTCAGCTATACCCCGGACCGCCCATTGATCCATCATTTTTCTTTGACCGTGCAGCCCGGGGACCGGATCGGTATCATCGGCCAGAACGGCAAGGGAAAGACCACCCTGGTCAAACTGCTCACCCGGCAGCTTGATCCCGTGTCCGGAACGGTGACCTACAATCCCGGGGTGTCTCCCGGATATTTTGAACAGACCAATGTCTCTTCGTTGAATGACAATCAGACCATCGAGGAAACCCTCATTGATGCCCATCCGGATTTTGACCGCCAGGCGGCCCGAAACATCTGCGGGGCCATGATGTTTGAAAAAGATGCGGCATTGAAAAAAATCGGCGTGCTGTCCGGCGGAGAAAAATCCCGGGTCATGCTGGGCAAGCTGTTGCTGACTCCGCTGAACCTGCTGTTGCTGGACGAACCCTCCAACCATCTGGATATCGAGGCCTGCGATGCGTTTATCGACGCATTGAACGCCTTTGAAGGGGCTGTGATTCTGGTTACCCATAATGAGATGTTTCTTCATACCCTGGCCAATCGACTGGTGGTATTTAAACAGGATCAAATCAAATTGTTTGAAGGCAGTTATCAGGAATTTTTAGACAAAGACGGATGGGATGAAACCGCTGAAACCGATGCCGCAGGTTCCCGGTCTCCCGGATTGAGCAAAAAAGCGCTGCGCCAGAAAAAATCGGAAATTATTTCGGAGCGTTCCCGGGTGACAGGCCCCATACAAAAGAAAATCACCGGGATCGAAGATGCCATTGAAGCGTGTGAAATTAAAATCAAATCCGTCAATGAATCGTTGTTGACCGCATCTCAGGAAGGGGATGGCGATGCCATTCAAACATTTTCAAAACAACTGGCTGATCTTGAGGCCCGGGTGGAGGCTTTTTTTCTGGACCTGGAAAAAGAAACCCGGAAACTGGATTCAATGAATCAACCGTTTGAAAATCAACTCAAAGAACTGGAAAGGCTGTGA
- a CDS encoding peptide chain release factor family protein — protein sequence MASTNSGPSEKKQAALDQKLEKLGIRKTDLEEKFIKASGRGGQKVNKSSSAVFLRHKVTGLSVKVGKHRSLHLNRFLALRALAEKIQALQSGRHPSDMSDSDRKIQKQKRRRRQKTRKKLAGKQKQEDQR from the coding sequence ATGGCATCAACAAATTCCGGACCCAGTGAAAAAAAACAGGCGGCCCTGGATCAGAAACTGGAAAAACTGGGGATCCGCAAAACCGATCTGGAGGAAAAATTCATCAAAGCCTCGGGCCGGGGCGGACAGAAGGTGAACAAATCTTCTTCCGCCGTGTTCCTTCGGCACAAAGTTACCGGGCTGTCGGTCAAGGTGGGCAAGCATAGATCCCTGCACCTGAACCGGTTTTTGGCACTGCGGGCTTTAGCGGAAAAAATCCAAGCCCTTCAATCCGGCAGACACCCCTCGGACATGTCGGATTCAGACAGAAAAATTCAAAAACAGAAACGCCGGCGCCGGCAAAAGACCCGGAAAAAATTGGCCGGGAAGCAGAAACAAGAAGATCAAAGATGA
- the ppdK gene encoding pyruvate, phosphate dikinase: MTRYIYEFGPGKTDGDASMKNLLGGKGANLAEMARLDLPVPPGFTISTECCNHYFDLGWRFPDTLESEIRTAMGHVETQMKMKFGDPEAPLLVSCRSGARSSMPGMMETILNVGLCSTTIPGLVEKTGNEWFVYDAYRRLIMMYSDVVMEKADQVVPEDGMGIRLNLEMMMNNLKNDKGYEHDTDISLQDMQALCDRFKKKISQYLKKEFPDDPWEQLMGAIGAVFKSWNGKRAVSYRRIEHIPDAWGTAVNVQAMVFGNMGDTSATGVAFTRDPSTGKNHFFGEWLVNAQGEDVVAGIRTPNPLNKDTKNMQNQHLPSLEEAMPGLYDQLYDIRNTLESHYKDMQDIEFTIQEGTLYMLQCRVGKRTATAALNMAMDMYEQGMIDEKTMICRLNPKSLDEMLHPIVDPREEKTAVQVAEGLPAGPGGAWGKIVFTAEDAVQMAKIGENVILVREETSPEDIEGMRAASAILTARGGMTSHAALVARGWGKCCIVGAGAMKINAKNRQVQVGTRVFNEGDVFTLNGTKGIVYDGRLKMKDALENPKFKKFMAIADQHRTMGVRTNADTPEDAATALKFGAQGIGLFRTEHMFYGADSDRPLFLLRKMILSKSTEERQASLDELFPFVKQEIKNTLEVMDNLPVTLRLLDPPLHEFVPESEANQMEIAKALGIDLEEVNKRSRLLKESNPMIGHRGVRLGITFPEITQMQVNAIFTAAAELIVSGNQPLPEIMVPVTCNEKELTFVKKIVDDSYHNVLKAHNLEQIPYLFGTMIEIPRAALIADKMAKDAQFFSFGTNDLTQMTFGFSRDDIGSFMNDYIDHAILDSDPFETLDQEAVGSLIEIAVERGRKTRPEIKLGICGEHGGDPASVTFCHKAGLTYVSCSPYRVPIARLAAAQAAIQEND, from the coding sequence ATGACCAGATATATTTATGAATTCGGCCCCGGGAAAACAGACGGGGATGCTTCCATGAAAAACCTTTTGGGCGGAAAAGGAGCCAATCTGGCTGAAATGGCCCGGCTGGACCTGCCGGTTCCTCCGGGATTCACCATTTCCACTGAATGCTGCAACCATTATTTTGATTTGGGGTGGCGGTTTCCGGATACGCTTGAATCGGAAATCAGGACCGCCATGGGCCATGTTGAAACCCAAATGAAAATGAAATTCGGTGATCCGGAAGCTCCTTTGCTGGTTTCCTGCCGGTCCGGAGCCAGAAGTTCCATGCCCGGGATGATGGAAACCATCCTCAATGTGGGACTGTGTTCCACCACCATTCCCGGGCTGGTGGAAAAAACCGGCAATGAATGGTTTGTGTATGATGCTTACCGCCGTCTGATCATGATGTATTCGGATGTGGTCATGGAAAAAGCGGATCAGGTGGTGCCCGAAGATGGTATGGGCATCCGCCTGAACCTGGAAATGATGATGAACAACCTGAAAAACGACAAAGGGTATGAGCATGATACTGATATCTCGCTTCAAGACATGCAGGCCCTGTGTGACCGGTTTAAAAAGAAAATTTCCCAGTATCTGAAAAAAGAATTTCCGGATGACCCCTGGGAACAGCTTATGGGAGCCATCGGTGCCGTGTTTAAAAGCTGGAACGGCAAACGGGCCGTGTCCTACCGCCGTATCGAGCATATTCCCGATGCCTGGGGAACCGCGGTCAATGTTCAGGCCATGGTGTTCGGTAACATGGGGGATACGTCCGCCACGGGCGTGGCATTTACCAGAGATCCGTCCACCGGCAAAAACCATTTTTTCGGCGAATGGCTGGTCAATGCCCAGGGAGAGGATGTGGTGGCCGGTATCCGGACCCCCAATCCCTTGAACAAAGACACCAAAAACATGCAGAACCAGCACCTGCCATCCCTGGAAGAAGCCATGCCCGGTCTGTATGACCAGTTGTATGATATCCGAAACACCCTGGAATCCCATTACAAAGACATGCAGGACATCGAGTTCACCATCCAGGAAGGCACTTTATACATGCTCCAGTGCCGGGTGGGCAAACGCACGGCCACGGCTGCGTTGAACATGGCCATGGACATGTATGAACAAGGCATGATCGATGAAAAAACCATGATCTGCCGCCTCAATCCCAAATCCTTAGATGAAATGCTGCACCCCATTGTGGACCCCCGGGAGGAAAAAACAGCGGTTCAGGTGGCGGAAGGCCTGCCGGCCGGTCCGGGAGGCGCCTGGGGCAAAATTGTTTTCACGGCCGAAGATGCCGTGCAGATGGCCAAAATCGGGGAGAATGTCATCCTGGTCAGGGAAGAAACCAGTCCGGAAGACATTGAAGGCATGCGGGCCGCCTCTGCCATACTCACGGCCCGGGGCGGCATGACCAGCCATGCCGCCCTGGTGGCGAGGGGTTGGGGTAAATGCTGCATCGTTGGGGCCGGGGCCATGAAAATCAATGCAAAAAACCGCCAGGTACAGGTGGGAACCCGGGTATTTAATGAAGGGGATGTGTTTACGTTGAACGGTACCAAAGGCATTGTGTATGACGGCCGGCTCAAAATGAAAGACGCATTGGAAAACCCTAAATTTAAAAAATTCATGGCCATTGCGGACCAGCACCGGACCATGGGCGTGCGGACCAATGCCGATACACCGGAAGATGCGGCCACGGCATTGAAATTCGGGGCCCAGGGTATCGGGCTGTTTAGAACCGAGCACATGTTTTATGGGGCTGACTCAGACCGGCCGTTGTTTCTGCTGCGGAAAATGATTTTAAGCAAATCAACGGAAGAACGCCAGGCATCCCTGGATGAACTGTTTCCGTTCGTCAAGCAGGAAATTAAAAACACGTTGGAAGTGATGGACAACCTGCCCGTGACCCTGCGGCTGTTGGATCCGCCCCTGCATGAATTTGTGCCCGAATCGGAAGCCAACCAGATGGAAATCGCCAAAGCCCTGGGCATTGACCTGGAAGAGGTGAATAAACGAAGCCGGCTGCTCAAAGAATCCAATCCCATGATCGGTCACCGGGGGGTACGTCTGGGAATCACATTTCCGGAAATTACGCAGATGCAGGTGAATGCGATTTTCACGGCGGCCGCTGAATTGATCGTTTCAGGAAACCAGCCGTTGCCTGAAATCATGGTGCCGGTCACCTGCAATGAAAAAGAGCTGACTTTTGTCAAAAAAATAGTGGATGACTCTTATCACAATGTCTTGAAAGCCCACAATCTGGAACAGATCCCCTATTTGTTCGGCACCATGATTGAAATTCCCAGAGCGGCGTTGATTGCGGACAAAATGGCGAAGGATGCCCAGTTCTTTTCATTCGGCACCAATGATCTGACCCAGATGACGTTCGGGTTTTCCAGAGATGATATCGGATCTTTCATGAATGACTATATCGACCATGCCATTTTAGACTCGGATCCGTTTGAAACCCTGGATCAGGAAGCTGTGGGCAGTCTGATTGAAATTGCTGTTGAACGCGGCAGAAAAACCCGGCCTGAGATCAAGCTGGGAATCTGTGGCGAACATGGCGGGGATCCGGCATCTGTGACGTTCTGCCATAAGGCCGGACTGACCTATGTGTCCTGTTCTCCCTACCGGGTGCCTATCGCGCGGCTGGCTGCGGCCCAGGCCGCTATTCAGGAGAATGATTAA
- a CDS encoding pyruvate, water dikinase regulatory protein, translated as MAQSVSNSGFQVIYIASCGEGINAFHLVESTLIQFPHNKITIVKVPHIRSEVQVDELIDKVKDMESIIVHTIVKSDLRQYLTRKGMEHKIVTIDLMGPVLSKIQSFLNQAPLEKPGLYRESHQVDLKQVSAIDFALAHDDGLSPESLDQAEIILLGLSRAGKTPLSMYMAVLGWKVANVPFVPGVPLPAILDEVDRRRIFALNINAKQLLSHRKMRQESLGVSEMKSAYASRKKIEEEIFTAHRYYIAKGYSILDISDKPVETSAEEIIEMITRRFKAAAHLS; from the coding sequence ATGGCACAGTCAGTTTCCAATTCCGGGTTTCAGGTGATCTATATCGCTTCCTGCGGGGAGGGGATCAATGCCTTTCACCTGGTGGAATCCACCCTGATTCAGTTTCCTCACAACAAAATCACCATTGTCAAGGTACCCCATATCCGGTCTGAAGTTCAGGTGGACGAACTCATCGACAAGGTCAAAGACATGGAAAGCATTATTGTGCATACCATTGTCAAGTCGGATCTGCGGCAGTACCTCACCCGCAAGGGCATGGAACATAAAATTGTGACCATCGACCTGATGGGGCCGGTGCTGTCAAAGATTCAGTCTTTTCTGAACCAGGCCCCTCTGGAGAAACCGGGGCTGTACCGGGAAAGTCACCAGGTGGATCTCAAGCAGGTGTCTGCCATTGATTTTGCCCTGGCCCATGATGACGGCTTGAGCCCGGAAAGCCTGGATCAAGCGGAAATCATCCTTCTGGGCCTGTCCAGGGCCGGCAAAACCCCTTTGTCCATGTATATGGCTGTGCTGGGATGGAAAGTGGCCAATGTGCCGTTCGTGCCGGGAGTCCCCTTGCCGGCCATCCTGGATGAGGTGGACCGGCGCCGGATCTTTGCATTGAACATCAATGCCAAACAGCTGCTTTCCCACCGCAAAATGCGGCAGGAAAGCTTAGGGGTGTCGGAAATGAAATCCGCGTATGCGTCCAGAAAAAAAATCGAAGAGGAAATTTTTACCGCCCACCGGTATTACATTGCCAAAGGATACTCCATTCTGGATATCAGCGACAAACCCGTTGAAACCAGCGCCGAGGAAATCATTGAAATGATCACCCGGCGCTTCAAGGCAGCGGCCCATTTGAGTTAA
- a CDS encoding DUF503 domain-containing protein produces the protein MVVGCARIRLRLFEVHSLKAKRSIVRSTVARIQNQFQAAAAETGLNDSHEWAEIGFAVVGNDAALINSRVDKIFNYVDAMGLAMIADTNMEIIHL, from the coding sequence ATGGTGGTGGGATGTGCTCGGATCCGGTTGCGCCTGTTTGAAGTGCACTCGCTCAAGGCCAAACGAAGTATTGTCAGATCCACTGTGGCCCGGATTCAGAACCAGTTCCAGGCAGCCGCAGCAGAAACCGGTCTGAACGACAGCCATGAATGGGCTGAAATCGGGTTCGCTGTGGTGGGCAATGACGCGGCCCTGATCAACTCCCGGGTGGACAAGATCTTCAACTATGTGGATGCCATGGGACTGGCCATGATTGCAGATACAAATATGGAAATTATTCATCTTTGA
- a CDS encoding epoxyqueuosine reductase QueH: MKLLLHTCCGPCTIYPLQVLREMDIQVMGFFYRHNIHPYTECLKREDTLRQYADDQRMKMIWQPDYQLENFLQSVVFREKDRCRYCYHARLSAAAKIARKGKFDAFSSTLLYSKFQNHSLIQEIGAAVAKETGVDFFYHDFRSGWKQAIEESKALGMYRQSYCGCIYSEKDRYFKPAKNSST; encoded by the coding sequence ATGAAGTTGTTGCTGCACACCTGCTGCGGGCCCTGCACCATTTATCCGTTGCAGGTACTCAGAGAAATGGACATCCAGGTCATGGGATTTTTTTATCGTCACAACATCCATCCCTATACCGAATGTCTTAAAAGAGAAGATACCTTACGTCAATATGCGGATGATCAAAGGATGAAAATGATCTGGCAGCCGGATTATCAGCTGGAAAATTTTTTACAGTCCGTGGTTTTCAGAGAAAAAGACCGGTGCCGGTACTGTTACCATGCCCGGCTTTCTGCTGCGGCCAAAATTGCCAGAAAAGGAAAATTTGATGCGTTTTCATCCACCCTGCTCTACAGCAAGTTCCAGAATCATTCCCTGATACAGGAGATCGGTGCGGCCGTGGCAAAAGAGACCGGAGTGGATTTTTTCTACCATGATTTCAGGTCGGGCTGGAAACAGGCAATTGAGGAATCAAAAGCCCTGGGTATGTACCGGCAGTCCTACTGCGGCTGCATCTACAGTGAAAAAGACCGGTATTTCAAACCGGCAAAAAACAGTTCAACTTAA
- the pilB gene encoding type IV-A pilus assembly ATPase PilB, with translation MTPSFAKGKSSLTSTIKDQSGAGKTRIGEILSKEGQITSLQLDEALGVQKRTGERLSSILLAKGYIDPDTIINVLGRIYNYNMIRFSEIKPDPKAQKILPFEMARQYMVFPLSLKGDDLSVAMVEPTDTQVVADLHKKTQKNIHVYVTTENDIIQAYRDFYKISDEEYKKFLHFEDEGEDDTPVTSVEDFGSLVSEAAEEVEVGAAERDEGQDEFLASDAPIIKLVNGILTKAINDGVSDIHIEPFEKSFQVRYRLDGSMYKAMNLPVSIKNAVVSRIKILASLDIAERRVPQDGRIKLRLGKRKSVDFRVSSLPTLFGESIVMRILDQSALSIDLTRLGFESTTFEMLKRCISRPYGLLLVTGPTGSGKTTTLYSILNRLNKDDIKILTAEDPVEFNFKGINQVPVREEVGMTFAAALKAFLRQDPDIIMVGEIRDLETAEIAIKAAMTGHLVFATLHTNDCPSTIGRLVDIGIPAYMLAASVTMVLSQRLARRLCPECKKEVTGYDPVMLEAEGFSKKEIPELKIMGPNGCPHCNGTGHKGRVGLYELMEVTDEVAKAISAEVSEDQLRKVAVQEGMVTLRDAGLHKIIAGETSFDEVVKKTVITKESLPAYLVNPDLEIYEDKDVIIRENNTDIDFFKLIQGAVYVVKGGKKIAEITQPGEYFGEMAAITRDARSASIISKGRSKIKRFPGDKLEEVIEKYPEVAKHLFTVLAARLHQTDRRLVSMINQIRKPGP, from the coding sequence ATGACACCGTCATTTGCAAAGGGAAAATCCAGCCTCACCTCCACCATCAAAGATCAGTCCGGGGCCGGAAAGACCCGGATCGGCGAGATTCTTTCCAAAGAAGGTCAGATCACCAGTCTTCAGCTGGATGAAGCCCTGGGAGTCCAGAAAAGAACGGGTGAACGGCTCAGCTCCATTCTGCTGGCCAAGGGGTATATTGACCCCGATACCATCATCAATGTGCTGGGACGGATCTATAATTACAATATGATCCGGTTTTCCGAAATTAAGCCTGATCCCAAAGCCCAGAAAATCCTTCCCTTTGAAATGGCCAGGCAGTATATGGTGTTCCCGTTGTCCCTGAAAGGGGATGATCTGTCCGTGGCCATGGTGGAACCTACCGACACACAGGTCGTGGCGGATCTGCACAAAAAAACCCAAAAAAACATCCATGTGTATGTGACCACTGAAAACGATATTATTCAGGCATACCGGGATTTTTACAAAATCAGTGATGAGGAATATAAAAAATTTCTCCATTTTGAAGATGAGGGGGAAGACGATACCCCGGTCACTTCGGTGGAGGATTTCGGATCTCTGGTATCGGAAGCCGCCGAAGAGGTGGAGGTGGGTGCGGCTGAAAGAGATGAGGGCCAGGATGAATTTCTGGCGTCTGATGCGCCTATTATCAAGCTGGTGAACGGAATCCTGACCAAAGCCATCAATGACGGGGTATCCGACATCCATATCGAACCGTTTGAAAAATCGTTTCAGGTGCGGTACCGGCTGGACGGCAGCATGTACAAGGCCATGAACCTGCCTGTATCCATCAAGAACGCGGTGGTATCCCGGATCAAGATCCTGGCTTCCCTGGACATTGCGGAAAGACGGGTCCCCCAGGACGGCCGCATCAAACTGCGTTTAGGCAAAAGAAAATCAGTGGATTTCCGGGTGTCCTCATTGCCCACCCTGTTCGGGGAAAGCATTGTCATGCGTATTCTGGATCAGAGTGCGTTGAGTATCGACCTGACCCGCCTGGGATTTGAATCCACCACCTTTGAAATGCTCAAGCGGTGCATCTCCCGTCCCTATGGCCTGCTGCTGGTCACCGGCCCGACGGGTTCCGGAAAAACCACCACCCTGTATTCCATTCTCAACCGGCTCAACAAGGATGACATCAAGATTCTCACGGCTGAAGATCCGGTGGAATTCAACTTCAAAGGCATCAACCAGGTGCCGGTGAGAGAAGAAGTGGGCATGACCTTTGCCGCAGCCCTGAAAGCGTTTCTGAGGCAGGATCCGGACATTATCATGGTCGGGGAGATCCGGGATCTGGAAACCGCGGAGATCGCTATTAAAGCGGCCATGACCGGCCATCTGGTGTTTGCCACCCTGCACACCAATGACTGTCCCTCCACCATCGGCCGGCTTGTGGACATCGGTATTCCTGCGTATATGCTGGCGGCTTCCGTGACCATGGTGCTGTCCCAGCGCCTGGCCCGGCGGCTGTGCCCGGAATGTAAAAAAGAAGTCACGGGATATGACCCGGTTATGCTGGAGGCGGAAGGGTTTTCAAAAAAAGAGATTCCGGAACTCAAGATCATGGGGCCCAACGGATGTCCCCATTGCAACGGCACCGGGCACAAAGGCCGGGTCGGGCTGTATGAACTCATGGAAGTGACCGATGAGGTGGCCAAGGCCATCAGTGCGGAGGTGTCCGAGGACCAGCTGCGCAAGGTGGCGGTTCAGGAAGGCATGGTTACATTGAGAGATGCCGGACTTCACAAGATCATAGCCGGGGAAACCTCTTTTGATGAAGTGGTGAAAAAAACCGTGATTACCAAGGAATCGCTTCCTGCCTATCTGGTGAATCCGGATCTGGAGATCTATGAGGACAAGGATGTGATCATCCGGGAAAACAACACGGACATCGATTTTTTCAAACTGATCCAGGGGGCCGTGTATGTGGTGAAAGGGGGCAAAAAAATTGCCGAAATCACCCAGCCGGGGGAATACTTCGGTGAGATGGCCGCCATTACCAGGGATGCCCGGTCCGCGTCCATCATTTCCAAGGGACGTTCCAAAATCAAACGATTTCCCGGTGACAAACTGGAAGAGGTGATCGAGAAATACCCGGAGGTGGCCAAACATCTGTTCACGGTGCTTGCGGCCCGGCTCCATCAAACCGACCGCCGCCTGGTGTCCATGATCAACCAGATCAGAAAGCCAGGACCCTGA